The sequence GATATTTTTCGTCTCAATGAATATGTCCCCACCTCCCGGCATCGCATGCCAGGCGTTCACAAAAAGGTTTAACAGAACCTGTTCTATTTGCGACCGGTCTATTTCAACCGCACAAACATCTTTCTGAAGCGTTGTGTGGATTCTGTTCTCCTTTCTTGTACGACCAAACATATCAGAGCATTTTTCTATGAGCTTGTTAATATTGGTAGGCTTAACCTCGTATTTACCACCCATGGCAAAACCTAAAAGCTGTTTGGTAAGATCTGATCCCCTTTTAACAATCTCTTCTATGTCTTTGAAGTGTTTATAATGGGGATGGTTTAACTCGACATCATGATTTATCAAAGAAATCCGGCCCATGATTCCCATAAGCAGGTTGTTAAAATCATGAGCAATACCTCCTGCCAGAGTCCCTATAGCCTCCATTTTCTGAGACTGCAGCAATTGTGCCTCAAGGCGTTTTCTGTCACTTATATCTCTTGCCACACCATAAGTCCCCAGAAATTTTTTATCGGTCTCATCTACAGATTTATCATAGATACCCATGGAGTTTAATTCCACTACCAAACATTTTTCCGGGTCATGGCCGTTGTTAGACGTTTTTAGTCTTAATTCAAGGCCGGAAGTAGCACGAGAGCCTGTTCTTCTTTCATTAAAGTGGTATTTTGCTTTATTTAGATCATATTCAAACAAAAGATGTGTATAGTGTTTGTTTAAAAGCTGCTCCGCATCGCATTCAAGTAAAGATTCGACAGCGCCATTTATAAACGTAATTTCTCCATAAGGACTAAGAATGTAAATTATATCCGGTGATGCATTAACGAGATATTGATATCGCTGCTCTGTCACCTTCAGCTTTCCGTTGACAAGCTTATTTTCTTTTTTTAATTGAATCTGATTAATTGTGTTTTTTACTCTTGCCAGAAGTTCTTCAAAATCAAAGGGTTTTTTAAGGTAATCGTGAGCCCCCCTTTTCACGCATTCTACGGCTGAGTCAATACTTGCATGCCCGGTCATAACTATAACCATGGTATCTAAATGCTGACCTTTTATATAATCCATAACCTGGCGGCCATCCATTTCAGGCATAACCATATCAAGGAGAACCATATCATAACTATCTTTGTTCAAATATTCTATTGCTTCTCTGCCATTGCAACCGGTCTGTATATTATAACCTTCGTTACTTAACAAAACACTCAGGCTATCCCGCATCCGTGCTTCATCATCTACTACTAAGATTTTGGGCACACACGACATAATCACCTCCACATATCAATTATACTTGCCAA is a genomic window of Anaerolineae bacterium containing:
- a CDS encoding response regulator, encoding MPKILVVDDEARMRDSLSVLLSNEGYNIQTGCNGREAIEYLNKDSYDMVLLDMVMPEMDGRQVMDYIKGQHLDTMVIVMTGHASIDSAVECVKRGAHDYLKKPFDFEELLARVKNTINQIQLKKENKLVNGKLKVTEQRYQYLVNASPDIIYILSPYGEITFINGAVESLLECDAEQLLNKHYTHLLFEYDLNKAKYHFNERRTGSRATSGLELRLKTSNNGHDPEKCLVVELNSMGIYDKSVDETDKKFLGTYGVARDISDRKRLEAQLLQSQKMEAIGTLAGGIAHDFNNLLMGIMGRISLINHDVELNHPHYKHFKDIEEIVKRGSDLTKQLLGFAMGGKYEVKPTNINKLIEKCSDMFGRTRKENRIHTTLQKDVCAVEIDRSQIEQVLLNLFVNAWHAMPGGGDIFIETKNIRLDDDDVMHYGIKPGEFVMVSVVDTGVGMDKETLRHIFEPFFTTKKLGRGTGLGLASAYGIIKNHGGLINVNSKKGEGTTFNFYLPAVEAQIISQLRNDTEDEILHGTETILIVDDEEIIINVAREMLNNMGYNVFVAGGGKEALEIFKKDKDKITLVMLDMIMPDLSGSDVYNVLKEIKPDIKILISSGYSIDNQASKIMSRDCDGFIQKPFNMLQLSKIIREMLDS